A single Fusobacterium hominis DNA region contains:
- the ffh gene encoding signal recognition particle protein: protein MLDNLSSRFQEIFKKVRGHGKLSESNIKEALREVKMSLLEADVNYKVVKDFTAKVRDKAIGTDVLQGINPGQQFIKIVNDELVELLGGTNSRLTKGVRKPTIIMLAGLQGAGKTTFAAKLGNYLKKQGEKVLMVAGDVYRPAAIKQLQVLGEQTKIDVYAEEDNKNVVEICEHGLEKAHELGSTYMIIDTAGRLHIDEQLMQELDDVRKKVRPQEILLVVDAMIGQDAVNLAESFNKVLSIDGIVLTKFDGDTRGGAALSIKSVVGKPIKFIGVGEKIDDLELFHPERVVSRILGMGDVVSLVEKAQSAIDEEDAKSLEEKIRTQKFDLNDFLKQLQNIKKLGSLGSILKLIPGMGQIGDLAPAEKEMKKVEAIIQSMTQEERKKPDILKASRKQRIAAGSGTQVSDVNRLLKQFDQMKSMMKMFSGGKMPSFPSFPGGFKGGKGKFPF, encoded by the coding sequence AAGTTAAGATGTCTTTACTTGAAGCAGATGTAAACTATAAAGTTGTTAAAGATTTTACAGCTAAAGTAAGAGATAAAGCTATTGGAACAGATGTTTTACAAGGAATAAATCCTGGTCAACAATTTATAAAAATTGTAAATGACGAACTAGTAGAACTTTTAGGTGGAACTAACTCAAGACTTACTAAAGGTGTTAGAAAACCTACTATTATTATGTTAGCTGGTTTACAAGGTGCTGGTAAAACAACTTTTGCTGCAAAACTTGGTAATTACCTTAAAAAGCAAGGAGAAAAAGTTCTTATGGTTGCTGGCGACGTCTATAGACCTGCTGCAATCAAACAACTTCAAGTTCTTGGAGAGCAAACAAAAATAGATGTATATGCTGAAGAAGATAATAAAAATGTTGTAGAAATATGTGAACACGGACTTGAAAAAGCTCATGAACTTGGTTCAACATATATGATAATAGATACTGCTGGTAGATTGCATATTGATGAACAATTGATGCAAGAACTAGATGATGTAAGAAAAAAAGTAAGACCTCAAGAAATTTTATTGGTAGTTGATGCTATGATTGGACAAGATGCTGTTAATCTTGCTGAATCTTTTAATAAAGTATTAAGTATCGATGGAATTGTACTTACAAAATTTGACGGTGATACTAGAGGTGGAGCTGCTCTTTCTATAAAATCAGTAGTTGGTAAACCAATTAAATTTATAGGAGTTGGAGAAAAGATTGATGATTTAGAGCTTTTCCACCCTGAAAGAGTTGTTTCTAGAATATTAGGAATGGGAGATGTCGTTTCTCTAGTTGAAAAAGCGCAAAGTGCTATCGACGAAGAAGATGCAAAATCTCTTGAAGAAAAAATAAGAACACAAAAATTTGATTTAAATGACTTTTTAAAGCAATTACAAAATATAAAAAAACTTGGTTCTCTTGGAAGTATTTTAAAACTTATACCAGGTATGGGACAAATAGGTGATTTAGCTCCTGCTGAAAAAGAGATGAAAAAAGTTGAAGCTATAATTCAATCTATGACTCAAGAAGAAAGAAAAAAACCTGATATTTTAAAAGCTAGCAGAAAACAAAGAATCGCTGCTGGAAGTGGAACTCAAGTATCTGATGTAAATAGACTTTTAAAACAATTTGATCAAATGAAAAGTATGATGAAGATGTTTAGTGGTGGAAAAATGCCATCATTCCCTTCATTCCCTGGCGGGTTTAAAGGAGGAAAGGGAAAATTTCCTTTCTAA
- the rpsP gene encoding 30S ribosomal protein S16, with amino-acid sequence MLKLRLTRLGDKKRPSYRVVAMEALSKRDGKAVAYLGNYFPLEENNRVNLKEEEIVRFLLNGAQPTRTVKSILVKAGVWAKFEEARKK; translated from the coding sequence ATGTTAAAATTAAGATTAACAAGATTAGGAGACAAAAAAAGACCTTCTTATAGAGTAGTTGCTATGGAAGCTTTATCAAAAAGAGATGGAAAAGCTGTTGCTTACTTAGGAAACTATTTCCCATTAGAAGAAAATAACAGAGTAAACTTAAAAGAAGAAGAAATCGTAAGATTCTTATTAAATGGAGCTCAACCAACTAGAACTGTAAAATCTATATTAGTTAAAGCTGGAGTATGGGCAAAATTCGAAGAAGCTAGAAAAAAATAG
- a CDS encoding Tex family protein: MEKIFEQVAKKLNLKLSQIVNTMELLDGGATVPFISRYRKEVTENLDEIQIGNILESVTYLRNLEKRKEEVIRLIEEQGKLTDEIKTSIENAQILQEVEDIYFPYRKKRKTKADKAIEDGLEPLADFALQANDLETLNIKANEFLNDNIKNIDEAIEGAKLILAQRISETPIYREKIREIMLTKGIINTKETKKAKELDPKKVYGDYYDYSEQISKIVSHRVLAVNRGEKDEVLSVTITFEDAIRNRIENLILKDFTNQNLKDFYLIIIKDALDRLILPSIEREVRNILTEKAETESIEVFKENLKNLLMQPPLNEKAILALDPGYRTGCKVAIIDKNGFYQKNDVFFLVDKMHSPKQLEDAEKKIVKYVKEYDIDIIVMGNGTASRETESFVAKVIKNNNLNTKYLIANEAGASVYSASKIASEEFPDLDVTVRGAISIGRRIQDPLAELVKIDPKSIGVGMYQHDVNQGRLDESLDAVITYVVNSVGANLNTASWALLSHISGIKKNVAKNIVDYRKENGNFKNRKELKKVKGIGEKAYEQMAGFLVIVDGENVLDNTIIHPESYHIAEEILKEAGLTVAQYGEDLNVAREKLKGFNYEKFAKDHDYGLQTVKDIYEALIRDRRDPRDSFEKPLLKSDILEMDNLKPGMEIEGTVRNVVKFGAFIDIGLKNDALLHISEISNSYIDDPSKVLSVGQIIKVRIKDIDKERERVALTKKEK, encoded by the coding sequence ATGGAAAAGATATTTGAACAGGTAGCTAAAAAATTAAATTTGAAACTATCACAAATAGTAAATACTATGGAACTTTTAGATGGAGGAGCAACTGTTCCCTTTATCTCAAGATATAGAAAAGAGGTTACCGAAAACCTTGACGAAATACAGATTGGAAATATTCTTGAGTCTGTTACATATTTAAGAAATCTTGAAAAAAGAAAAGAAGAAGTTATAAGACTTATTGAAGAGCAAGGAAAACTTACTGACGAAATTAAAACATCTATTGAAAATGCTCAAATACTTCAAGAAGTTGAAGATATATATTTTCCTTATAGGAAAAAAAGAAAAACAAAAGCTGATAAAGCTATTGAAGATGGTCTTGAGCCTCTTGCTGACTTTGCTTTACAGGCAAATGATCTAGAAACCTTAAATATAAAGGCAAATGAATTTCTAAATGATAACATAAAAAATATTGATGAAGCTATTGAAGGTGCTAAATTAATTCTTGCTCAAAGAATTTCTGAAACACCTATTTATAGAGAGAAAATAAGAGAAATTATGCTGACTAAAGGTATAATTAATACAAAGGAAACAAAAAAAGCTAAAGAGCTTGATCCTAAAAAAGTATATGGGGATTATTATGACTATAGTGAACAAATTTCTAAAATTGTCTCTCATAGAGTATTAGCAGTAAATAGAGGAGAAAAAGATGAAGTTCTTTCAGTAACTATTACATTTGAAGACGCTATTAGAAATAGAATTGAAAATCTAATTTTAAAGGATTTCACTAATCAAAACTTAAAAGATTTCTATCTTATAATTATAAAAGATGCCTTAGATAGACTCATTCTACCATCTATTGAAAGAGAAGTTAGAAATATTTTAACTGAAAAAGCTGAAACAGAATCTATAGAAGTTTTTAAAGAAAATTTAAAAAATCTTCTTATGCAACCACCATTAAATGAAAAGGCAATTCTTGCTCTTGATCCTGGTTATAGAACTGGATGTAAAGTTGCAATAATAGATAAAAATGGTTTTTATCAAAAAAATGATGTCTTTTTCTTAGTTGATAAGATGCATTCCCCAAAACAATTAGAAGATGCTGAAAAAAAAATTGTAAAGTATGTAAAAGAATATGATATTGATATAATTGTTATGGGAAATGGAACTGCTTCTAGAGAAACTGAAAGCTTTGTTGCAAAAGTTATAAAAAACAATAATCTTAATACAAAATACCTTATTGCTAATGAAGCTGGAGCTTCTGTATATTCTGCTTCTAAAATAGCCTCTGAAGAATTTCCAGATCTTGATGTTACTGTAAGAGGAGCTATTTCTATAGGTAGAAGGATACAAGACCCTTTAGCTGAACTTGTTAAAATTGATCCAAAATCAATTGGTGTAGGAATGTATCAACATGACGTAAATCAAGGACGTCTTGATGAGTCTTTAGATGCCGTAATTACATATGTAGTTAACAGTGTTGGAGCTAATTTGAATACTGCATCATGGGCTCTTCTTTCTCATATTTCTGGAATTAAAAAAAATGTGGCAAAAAATATTGTTGATTACAGAAAAGAAAATGGAAATTTCAAAAATAGAAAAGAACTTAAAAAAGTAAAAGGTATTGGAGAAAAGGCATATGAACAAATGGCTGGTTTCCTAGTTATTGTAGATGGTGAAAATGTTTTAGATAACACTATTATCCACCCTGAGTCATATCATATTGCTGAAGAAATTTTAAAAGAAGCTGGACTTACTGTTGCTCAATATGGTGAAGATCTAAATGTAGCAAGAGAAAAGCTAAAAGGATTTAATTATGAAAAATTCGCAAAAGATCACGATTATGGTCTACAAACTGTAAAAGATATCTATGAAGCTCTTATTAGAGATAGAAGAGATCCAAGAGATAGCTTTGAAAAACCTCTTTTAAAGTCAGACATTTTAGAAATGGATAACTTAAAACCTGGAATGGAAATAGAAGGTACTGTAAGAAATGTTGTTAAATTTGGAGCTTTTATTGATATTGGATTAAAAAATGATGCTCTTCTACATATTTCTGAAATATCAAATTCTTATATTGATGATCCAAGCAAAGTATTATCTGTTGGTCAGATAATAAAAGTAAGAATCAAGGATATAGATAAAGAAAGGGAAAGAGTTGCATTGACAAAGAAGGAGAAGTAA
- a CDS encoding sensor histidine kinase — protein sequence MRISKNSLLVRMVFYNNIAIVVASITIALFLTFIAFQNIELKVIDSARDKISLVNRAYNGEILRAKDDLNRIIRNVPALEDNSSDNRFTYTQRADIIREQLIKMDRKLYSDSIVSIVDEDGNVIGETGAFKATSRIDKENFKRNLANADSNIKTSYFSKIDGDIYTRIIVRYGTDTNRKLYILLTLPMNLNILKELGILAGLNDQDKIFLLVDDKYKCGTFTHVKDDSFNIRNDENPFTKRGYNYLYKKRKVNDDTYYLVLNDLYNYNIDYIGSLGIAIYYENIEIMKIIVSLSVILIVLIFVTVSTTISAKLFRNLLEPLSKIVSAAEEVSKGNYEIYVKPEGVDEMRTLSKTFNQMATDIRENQLQSVNKNKKLMGTLRRIDAIEKILMNIQIENDMNITVKEILSAMTSEMGLGYSRAMYFRYSREIDTMVGEMSIVNNKIKKEVFSNTDGTEGFKFQIEELDKLIKLIKIPFKNNNLIAKALIEKRIISYNEKGYKHSLGNDLFKSLGIKNFLIMPIYSETRNYGCIVVDYFGKDNIISKEEVELLTLLFLNIAIRIKNKTLEEEKIDYERTATIGKLVDRFFNGRELSFEKMLKFMERMYEYDYNNTFLKIQIQEIKNEISKLRREKEILNEYVSVKKNNPLEVIDIEKLFYELIDELEPSLAADGINISTFINYSGFVLGNRARLKRAFFEVIKNAKESFEGKDNDNKKINIIITKEKNVDKVKINIVDNGKGMTQDQIINIFEPFVGYNQNAPGLGLSIVSRIIKDHRGVIKYTSTINKGTDVKITLNIYKEEII from the coding sequence ATGAGGATAAGTAAAAATTCTCTTCTAGTTAGAATGGTTTTCTACAATAATATTGCTATTGTTGTAGCCTCTATTACAATTGCTCTTTTCTTAACTTTTATAGCTTTTCAAAATATTGAGCTTAAAGTTATTGATTCTGCTAGAGATAAGATTTCTTTAGTAAATAGAGCATATAACGGAGAAATTTTAAGAGCCAAAGATGACTTGAATAGAATTATAAGAAATGTCCCTGCGTTGGAAGACAATTCATCAGATAACAGATTTACATACACACAAAGGGCTGATATAATAAGGGAACAACTTATTAAAATGGATAGAAAGCTATATTCAGATTCTATTGTTTCAATAGTTGATGAAGATGGAAATGTTATTGGTGAAACTGGAGCTTTTAAAGCTACTTCTAGAATAGATAAAGAGAATTTTAAAAGAAATCTTGCAAATGCTGATAGTAATATAAAAACTAGTTATTTTTCCAAAATTGATGGGGATATTTATACTAGAATTATAGTTAGGTATGGGACTGATACTAATAGAAAATTATACATTCTTTTAACTCTTCCTATGAACTTAAATATCCTAAAAGAACTTGGAATTCTTGCTGGGTTAAATGATCAAGATAAAATATTTTTGCTTGTTGATGACAAATACAAATGTGGTACTTTTACTCATGTAAAAGATGATAGTTTTAATATAAGAAATGATGAGAATCCTTTTACTAAAAGGGGATATAATTATTTATATAAAAAGCGTAAAGTCAATGACGATACATATTATCTTGTTCTCAATGATTTATATAATTACAATATTGATTATATAGGTAGTTTGGGAATAGCTATTTACTATGAGAATATAGAGATCATGAAAATAATCGTATCTCTTTCAGTTATTCTCATAGTTCTGATTTTTGTAACTGTTAGTACGACTATTTCTGCAAAACTCTTTAGAAATCTTTTAGAACCACTTTCTAAAATAGTTTCTGCAGCTGAAGAAGTTAGTAAAGGAAATTATGAGATTTATGTAAAACCCGAAGGTGTAGATGAAATGAGAACTCTGTCTAAAACCTTCAATCAAATGGCTACTGATATTAGAGAAAATCAACTTCAATCTGTCAATAAAAATAAAAAACTTATGGGAACTCTTCGTAGAATTGATGCAATTGAAAAAATTCTTATGAATATTCAAATTGAAAATGATATGAACATCACTGTAAAAGAAATTCTATCTGCTATGACCTCTGAAATGGGACTTGGATACAGTAGAGCTATGTATTTTAGATATAGTAGAGAAATTGACACTATGGTTGGAGAGATGTCTATTGTTAATAATAAGATAAAAAAAGAAGTATTTTCTAATACAGATGGTACTGAAGGATTTAAGTTTCAAATTGAAGAACTTGATAAGTTAATTAAGCTTATTAAAATTCCTTTTAAAAATAATAATCTTATTGCTAAAGCACTTATTGAAAAAAGAATTATTTCTTATAATGAAAAAGGATACAAACACTCATTGGGAAATGATCTTTTCAAAAGTCTCGGGATTAAAAATTTCCTGATTATGCCTATTTATAGTGAAACTAGAAACTATGGTTGTATAGTTGTAGATTACTTTGGAAAAGACAATATAATTTCTAAAGAAGAAGTTGAACTTTTAACTTTACTTTTCCTAAATATTGCCATAAGAATTAAAAATAAAACATTGGAAGAAGAAAAAATTGATTACGAAAGAACAGCTACTATTGGTAAACTAGTAGATAGATTCTTTAATGGTAGAGAACTTTCATTTGAAAAAATGTTAAAATTTATGGAAAGAATGTATGAATATGATTACAATAACACTTTCCTTAAAATACAAATACAAGAAATAAAAAATGAAATAAGCAAATTAAGACGTGAAAAAGAAATACTTAATGAATATGTTAGTGTCAAAAAAAATAATCCACTAGAAGTAATTGATATTGAGAAATTATTTTATGAATTAATAGATGAACTTGAACCATCTCTTGCTGCAGATGGCATAAATATCTCAACTTTTATAAATTACAGTGGATTTGTTCTTGGAAATAGAGCTAGATTAAAAAGAGCATTTTTCGAAGTTATTAAAAATGCTAAAGAATCTTTTGAAGGTAAAGATAATGATAACAAAAAAATCAATATCATAATTACCAAAGAAAAAAATGTAGATAAAGTAAAAATAAATATTGTTGATAATGGAAAAGGTATGACACAAGATCAAATTATAAATATCTTTGAACCTTTTGTTGGTTACAACCAGAACGCTCCTGGACTTGGACTTTCAATTGTTTCTAGAATTATAAAAGATCATCGTGGTGTTATTAAATACACATCAACAATAAATAAAGGTACTGATGTAAAAATAACTTTAAATATATACAAGGAGGAGATTATATAA
- the ileS gene encoding isoleucine--tRNA ligase, whose amino-acid sequence MSEKDYGATLNLPKTSFQMRANLPNKEPKIIQKWQEDDIYAKGLNKGTKSFILHDGPPYANGNIHIGHALNKILKDIILKYKRLNGYNAPYVPGWDTHGLPIELKVTEKLGEKAKEMDALQIRKLCTEYALEWVQTQKEGFIRLGVLGDWNNPYLTLKPEYEAKQLEVFGELYENGYIFKGLKPIYWSPVTETALAEAEIEYKNVTSPSIYVKMKGNKDLMEKLGMNEEVWVVIWTTTPWTLPANVAISLNPNFEYGVYKTEKGNLILAKDLAEKAFVEIGITEYELVKEFIGSDLEKATYQHPFLDRTGMIILGTHVTADAGTGCVHTAPGHGQDDYVVGTRYGLPVISPINNKGVLTEDAGQFAGMFYLKANKAIVAHITETGHLLKLKEITHSYPHDWRSKTPVIFRATEQWFVKAEGSDLRERALKALDDVEFIPAWGRNRIGSMLEIRPDWCISRQRVWGVPIPVFYNETTGKEIFNREILDRVIEFVKKEGSAAWLTHTPEELIGEELLVKYNLKGVPLRKETNIMDVWFDSGVSHRAVLETRGDLLHRPADLYLEGSDQHRGWFQTSLLTSIGSTHDAPFKKILTHGFVNDGEGKKMSKSVGNVVVPADVIKVYGADILRLWCASVDYRDDVKISDNILKQMAEAYRRVRNTARYILGNSNDFDPSVDKIAYKDLMEIDKWALNKLEILKRKVTENYNKYEFYNLFQDIHYFAGVDMSAFYLDIIKDRLYTEGTNSLARRSAQTVMTEILVTLTKMIAPILSFTAEEIWGTLPETLKDAESVLLTNWYENNDEYLNEEIDKKWLEIIKIRKEANKVLEKARAGEDRIIGNSLDAKVFLHSTDANLEKFLKENKDRLELALIVSDLEIVDSHDDTYEKGEELPELYTKVAHAEGEKCERCWKYSTEIGKDSDHPTLCPRCASVLKNN is encoded by the coding sequence ATGAGTGAAAAGGATTATGGAGCTACGCTTAACCTTCCGAAAACTAGTTTTCAAATGAGGGCTAATCTTCCTAACAAGGAACCAAAAATCATTCAAAAATGGCAAGAAGATGATATCTATGCAAAAGGATTAAACAAAGGAACTAAAAGTTTCATATTGCACGACGGACCACCATATGCAAATGGAAATATTCATATAGGACATGCTTTAAATAAAATATTAAAAGATATAATCTTAAAATATAAAAGATTAAATGGATATAATGCTCCATATGTACCTGGTTGGGATACTCATGGTTTACCAATCGAATTAAAAGTTACAGAAAAACTTGGCGAAAAAGCTAAAGAAATGGACGCATTACAAATTAGAAAACTTTGTACTGAATATGCTTTAGAATGGGTTCAAACTCAAAAAGAAGGATTTATAAGATTAGGAGTACTTGGAGATTGGAATAATCCATATCTTACTCTTAAACCAGAATATGAAGCTAAACAACTTGAAGTATTTGGTGAATTATATGAAAATGGATACATTTTTAAAGGATTAAAACCTATTTACTGGTCACCAGTTACTGAAACTGCTCTAGCTGAAGCAGAAATAGAATATAAAAATGTTACTTCTCCTTCAATTTATGTAAAAATGAAGGGAAATAAAGATTTAATGGAAAAATTAGGAATGAACGAAGAAGTATGGGTTGTTATTTGGACTACTACTCCTTGGACATTACCTGCAAACGTTGCTATTTCATTAAATCCTAACTTTGAATATGGAGTATATAAAACTGAAAAAGGAAATTTAATTTTAGCAAAAGATCTTGCTGAAAAAGCTTTTGTTGAAATTGGAATCACTGAATATGAATTAGTTAAAGAATTTATAGGATCTGATCTTGAAAAAGCAACTTATCAACATCCTTTCCTAGATAGAACTGGAATGATAATTCTTGGAACTCATGTTACTGCTGATGCTGGTACTGGTTGTGTTCATACTGCTCCTGGTCATGGACAAGATGACTATGTAGTTGGAACAAGATATGGTCTTCCTGTAATTTCACCTATCAATAATAAAGGTGTTTTAACTGAAGATGCTGGACAATTTGCTGGAATGTTCTACTTAAAAGCTAATAAAGCTATCGTTGCTCATATAACTGAAACAGGGCATTTATTAAAATTAAAAGAAATTACTCACTCTTATCCTCACGACTGGAGATCAAAAACTCCTGTTATCTTCAGAGCTACTGAACAATGGTTTGTTAAAGCTGAAGGTTCTGACTTAAGAGAACGAGCTTTAAAAGCATTAGATGATGTTGAATTTATTCCTGCATGGGGAAGAAATAGAATTGGATCTATGCTAGAAATAAGACCTGACTGGTGTATCTCTAGACAAAGAGTATGGGGAGTACCTATCCCAGTATTCTATAATGAAACTACTGGAAAAGAAATTTTCAATAGAGAAATATTAGATAGAGTAATTGAATTTGTTAAAAAAGAAGGTTCTGCAGCATGGCTTACTCATACTCCAGAAGAATTAATTGGTGAAGAACTATTAGTAAAGTATAACCTTAAAGGAGTACCTTTAAGAAAAGAAACAAATATTATGGACGTTTGGTTTGACTCGGGAGTATCTCATAGAGCTGTTTTAGAAACAAGAGGAGATTTATTACATAGACCAGCTGATTTATACCTTGAAGGTTCTGACCAACATAGAGGATGGTTCCAAACATCTCTACTTACTTCTATTGGTTCTACTCATGATGCACCATTTAAGAAAATTCTTACTCATGGATTTGTAAATGATGGAGAAGGAAAGAAAATGTCTAAATCTGTAGGAAATGTTGTTGTTCCTGCAGATGTAATTAAAGTTTATGGAGCTGATATCTTAAGATTATGGTGTGCTTCTGTAGACTATAGAGATGATGTTAAAATTTCTGACAATATCTTAAAACAAATGGCTGAAGCTTACAGAAGAGTAAGAAATACAGCTAGATATATTTTAGGAAATAGTAATGATTTTGACCCATCAGTTGATAAAATTGCTTATAAAGATTTAATGGAAATTGATAAATGGGCTCTTAACAAACTAGAAATATTAAAAAGAAAAGTTACAGAAAATTACAATAAGTATGAGTTCTATAACTTATTCCAAGATATTCATTATTTTGCAGGAGTAGATATGTCTGCTTTCTATCTTGACATTATTAAAGATAGACTTTATACAGAAGGAACAAACTCTTTAGCTAGAAGATCTGCTCAAACTGTAATGACTGAAATATTAGTTACATTAACAAAAATGATAGCTCCTATTCTTTCATTTACAGCAGAAGAAATTTGGGGAACACTACCTGAAACTTTAAAAGATGCAGAATCAGTTTTATTAACTAACTGGTATGAAAATAATGATGAATATTTAAATGAAGAAATCGATAAAAAATGGCTTGAAATTATCAAAATTAGAAAAGAAGCTAATAAAGTTCTTGAAAAAGCTAGAGCTGGAGAAGATAGAATCATTGGTAACTCTCTTGATGCCAAAGTATTCCTTCATTCTACTGATGCTAACTTAGAAAAATTCTTAAAAGAAAATAAAGATAGACTTGAATTAGCTCTTATTGTTTCAGATCTTGAAATCGTTGATAGTCATGATGATACATATGAAAAAGGTGAAGAACTTCCTGAGCTTTATACAAAAGTTGCTCATGCTGAAGGAGAAAAATGTGAAAGATGTTGGAAATACTCAACTGAAATTGGTAAAGATTCAGATCACCCAACACTTTGTCCAAGATGTGCAAGTGTATTAAAAAACAACTAG
- the lspA gene encoding signal peptidase II: MIYIVLILILVGADQLSKYLVDTTMFEGETLPLVSNFFHITYVKNRGIAFGLFQGKLDIIGVATIIAIVAIAYFLYKERKKMSIIEQLGFIYILAGAIGNMIDRVFRGYVVDMIDFRGIWSYIFNLADVWINMGVIFIIVDQLFLKKRRKHEEDK; the protein is encoded by the coding sequence ATGATATATATAGTTTTGATCTTGATACTAGTTGGCGCTGACCAACTTTCTAAATACCTTGTAGACACAACTATGTTTGAAGGAGAGACATTACCTTTAGTCAGCAATTTTTTCCATATTACTTATGTAAAAAATAGAGGTATTGCCTTCGGATTGTTTCAAGGAAAACTAGATATAATAGGAGTAGCTACAATTATTGCAATTGTAGCTATTGCCTATTTTCTTTACAAAGAAAGAAAAAAAATGTCTATTATTGAGCAACTAGGATTTATTTATATTCTAGCTGGAGCAATAGGAAATATGATAGATAGAGTATTTAGAGGCTATGTAGTCGATATGATTGACTTTAGAGGAATTTGGTCTTATATATTCAATCTAGCAGATGTGTGGATAAACATGGGAGTAATTTTTATAATAGTAGATCAATTATTCCTAAAAAAAAGGAGAAAACACGAGGAGGATAAGTAA
- the glyQ gene encoding glycine--tRNA ligase subunit alpha, with amino-acid sequence MTFQEIIFALQKYWSSKGCVLGNPYDIEKGAGTFNPNTFLMSLGPEPWSVAYVEPSRRPKDGRYGENPNRVYQHHQFQVIMKPSPLNIQELYLESLRVLGIEPEKHDIRFVEDDWESPTLGAWGLGWEVWLDGMEVTQFTYFQQVGGLELDPIPVEITYGLERIALYIQNKENIYDLEWAPGVKYGDMRFQFEFENSKYSFELADLDKHFKWFDEYEKEAQRILDEGLVLPAYDYVLKCSHVFNVLDSRGAISTTERMAYILRVRNLARKCAEVYVQNRKDLGYPLLKNK; translated from the coding sequence ATGACTTTTCAAGAGATAATTTTTGCTCTTCAAAAATACTGGAGTTCTAAGGGGTGTGTACTTGGAAATCCATATGATATAGAAAAAGGAGCTGGAACATTTAACCCAAATACATTTTTAATGTCATTGGGACCTGAACCTTGGAGTGTAGCATATGTTGAACCTTCAAGAAGACCAAAAGATGGAAGATATGGAGAAAACCCAAATAGAGTTTATCAACATCATCAATTTCAAGTTATCATGAAACCATCTCCATTAAATATTCAAGAACTTTATCTTGAAAGTTTAAGAGTATTAGGTATTGAACCTGAAAAACATGATATTAGATTTGTAGAAGATGACTGGGAATCACCAACACTTGGTGCTTGGGGACTTGGTTGGGAAGTATGGCTTGATGGAATGGAAGTAACTCAATTTACATATTTCCAACAAGTTGGAGGGTTAGAACTTGATCCTATCCCTGTAGAAATTACATACGGTCTTGAAAGAATTGCACTATATATTCAAAATAAAGAAAATATATATGATCTTGAATGGGCTCCTGGAGTAAAATATGGAGATATGAGATTTCAATTTGAATTTGAAAACTCTAAATACTCATTTGAGCTTGCTGATTTAGATAAACATTTTAAATGGTTTGATGAATATGAAAAAGAAGCTCAAAGAATACTAGATGAAGGTCTTGTATTACCAGCTTATGATTATGTATTAAAATGCTCACATGTATTCAATGTATTAGACTCAAGAGGTGCTATTTCTACTACTGAGAGAATGGCATATATTTTAAGAGTAAGAAACCTAGCTAGAAAATGTGCAGAAGTATATGTACAAAATAGAAAAGATTTAGGTTACCCTCTACTTAAGAACAAATAA